A stretch of Neisseria subflava DNA encodes these proteins:
- the scpB gene encoding SMC-Scp complex subunit ScpB, whose protein sequence is MTEKLSPDALIEAALLTQVEPLNEKAMRELCVPPLSQDKLIDVLAQLKTRWQGRALQLVHTHEGWRFQIAQAAFERLGSLQEQRAPRYSRAVMETLAIIAYQQPVTRGDIEGIRGVAVSQNVMQTLQDRGWIEVIGHRDSIGRPALWATTATFLSDLRLESLEELPPLTELGELVLPDLMETPPTGDEEAEEAVESGSRLIN, encoded by the coding sequence ATGACTGAAAAACTTTCTCCCGATGCGCTGATTGAAGCGGCGCTGTTGACGCAAGTCGAACCCTTAAACGAAAAAGCCATGCGCGAATTGTGCGTGCCGCCGTTGTCGCAAGACAAGCTGATTGACGTATTGGCGCAACTGAAGACCCGTTGGCAGGGCAGGGCTTTGCAACTGGTGCATACTCATGAGGGTTGGCGCTTCCAAATCGCCCAAGCCGCATTTGAACGACTGGGCAGCCTGCAAGAGCAGCGCGCGCCGCGTTATTCCCGCGCCGTGATGGAAACGCTGGCGATTATTGCCTATCAGCAACCGGTAACGCGTGGTGATATCGAAGGCATACGCGGCGTGGCGGTGTCGCAAAATGTAATGCAAACCTTGCAGGATAGAGGCTGGATTGAAGTCATTGGCCACCGTGATTCTATCGGCCGTCCGGCTTTGTGGGCGACAACGGCAACATTCTTAAGCGATTTGCGTTTGGAAAGTTTGGAAGAATTGCCGCCGCTGACTGAATTGGGCGAGCTGGTGTTGCCTGATTTGATGGAAACGCCACCGACAGGCGATGAGGAGGCTGAAGAAGCAGTTGAATCAGGAAGCAGACTGATTAACTGA
- a CDS encoding BCCT family transporter, which translates to MKFKQFIQNKSSFNPSVVGITLFFVLLLLSAALVWPQNTEALLNAMKQFIFQNVSWFYILTFSVFLIFLLALPISSFGSIRLGTNEDEPEFSFLSWLAMLFAAGMGVGLMFFGVAEPLSHFSSPIAKGNAQEAILHTVFHWGIHAWAIYGIIALALAYFGFRYKLPLALRSCFYPILKDKINGKMGDAIDVMALIATLFGIITTLGFGAAQMGSGLLKMGWVQDNSYVLQVGIIVVVMAIAIFSATSGVGKGVKILSETNLVLALALMLFVLLSMPTTYLIFAFSDNLGTYLSNFVSFSFKSYTYEPEHTKWFTGWTVLYWAWWCSWSPFVGLFIARISRGRTIREFIFGVLAVPSLMSILWFTVFGNSALWLDTHVANGALSALTNEPEKLLFAFLNYLPWPVVSSLVALLVISLFFITSADSGIYVLNNIASRDKGLASPKWQSVMWGVLISAVAIVLLGAGGLPILQTMTLIASLPFAVLMIFMMVSLWKALNNDAKYFATAVNPSSIFWSGDHWRERLGQMMNQTQEADIIKFMKNMALPAMQELKNELTQKYNMDVEIRCLLQQDEPSVELVVHKGTVRDFVYGIKSVKREITDQLIREDSLPHLKYAATFIPLTYFSDGRDGYDVQYMTQKELIADMLKQYERYLNLLAGVGQELMGHEQVELAE; encoded by the coding sequence ATGAAATTCAAACAATTCATTCAAAACAAATCTTCTTTCAACCCAAGCGTGGTCGGTATTACGCTTTTCTTCGTCCTTTTGCTTTTGTCAGCTGCTTTGGTTTGGCCTCAAAATACTGAGGCTTTGTTAAATGCCATGAAGCAGTTTATTTTTCAAAATGTCAGTTGGTTTTACATTCTGACTTTCTCTGTATTCCTTATTTTCTTATTGGCGCTTCCCATCAGCAGCTTCGGCAGTATCAGGCTGGGTACAAACGAGGATGAACCTGAGTTTTCGTTTTTATCATGGCTGGCCATGCTGTTTGCGGCCGGCATGGGCGTGGGCTTGATGTTTTTCGGTGTGGCTGAGCCGTTATCACATTTCTCTTCCCCGATTGCCAAAGGCAATGCGCAAGAGGCGATTCTGCATACGGTGTTCCACTGGGGGATTCATGCCTGGGCAATCTACGGAATCATTGCGCTTGCCTTGGCGTATTTCGGTTTCCGCTATAAATTGCCGTTGGCGTTGCGCTCCTGCTTTTATCCGATTTTAAAAGACAAAATCAACGGCAAAATGGGTGATGCCATCGATGTGATGGCTTTGATTGCAACTTTGTTCGGTATTATCACAACCTTGGGATTTGGCGCGGCACAAATGGGTTCCGGTTTGTTGAAGATGGGCTGGGTGCAGGACAACAGCTATGTCTTGCAGGTCGGCATTATTGTTGTTGTGATGGCGATTGCCATATTTTCCGCAACTTCGGGCGTGGGCAAAGGCGTCAAAATTTTGAGTGAAACCAACTTGGTATTGGCACTGGCTTTGATGCTGTTTGTCTTGTTGAGTATGCCGACGACGTATTTGATTTTCGCATTCAGCGACAATTTGGGCACTTATTTGAGCAACTTCGTTTCGTTCAGCTTTAAGTCATATACCTACGAGCCTGAGCATACAAAATGGTTTACCGGCTGGACGGTGTTGTATTGGGCTTGGTGGTGTTCGTGGTCACCTTTTGTTGGTTTGTTCATTGCCCGAATTTCGCGAGGCAGAACCATCCGCGAATTTATTTTTGGCGTATTGGCAGTGCCTAGCCTGATGAGTATTTTGTGGTTTACCGTATTTGGCAATTCAGCCTTGTGGCTGGACACGCATGTGGCAAACGGCGCCTTGTCTGCCTTGACCAACGAGCCTGAAAAATTGTTGTTTGCCTTTTTGAATTATTTGCCGTGGCCGGTTGTCAGCAGCTTGGTGGCATTGCTGGTGATTTCGCTGTTTTTTATCACTTCTGCCGACTCGGGCATTTATGTGCTGAACAATATTGCTTCGCGCGATAAAGGGCTGGCTTCGCCTAAGTGGCAATCGGTTATGTGGGGCGTGTTGATTTCGGCTGTGGCTATTGTGTTGCTGGGTGCCGGCGGTTTGCCTATCTTGCAAACCATGACCCTGATTGCGTCTCTGCCGTTTGCAGTGTTGATGATTTTTATGATGGTTTCTTTGTGGAAAGCCCTGAACAACGATGCCAAATATTTTGCAACCGCCGTCAATCCGAGCAGTATTTTCTGGTCGGGCGATCATTGGAGGGAACGCCTTGGCCAAATGATGAATCAGACGCAGGAAGCCGATATCATCAAATTTATGAAAAATATGGCGCTTCCGGCAATGCAGGAATTGAAAAACGAATTGACCCAAAAATACAATATGGACGTAGAAATCCGTTGCCTGTTGCAACAGGATGAGCCATCGGTGGAACTGGTGGTACATAAAGGGACGGTAAGGGATTTTGTCTATGGGATTAAATCCGTAAAGCGGGAAATTACCGATCAGTTGATTCGCGAAGACAGCCTGCCTCATCTCAAATATGCGGCAACGTTCATACCGTTGACGTATTTCTCGGATGGGCGCGATGGATACGATGTGCAATATATGACGCAAAAAGAATTGATTGCCGATATGCTCAAGCAGTATGAGCGTTATCTGAACCTGCTTGCCGGAGTGGGGCAGGAATTAATGGGGCATGAACAAGTAGAACTGGCAGAGTAA
- the recN gene encoding DNA repair protein RecN, translated as MLLALSLRDFVIVENLNLDFQNGFTVLTGETGAGKSITLDAIGLLLGDKADYSQVRSGAKEAQLSALFDISGLPELKAQLQEQGLLEEDAEELSIRRIIDAKGKSRSYINNQAATLAQLKAIGEQLIDIHGQNAHHSLNQESAQRELLDAFAGSKEQAETVKQLYQNWVNAKKALQEAQEQAETMAIERERLEWQFNELNQLELKPNEWETLSQSHDSLAHSAELLQTAEQVGDSIDGDNGIQRQIYQCQKLLGNLQNIEPRFAESLNMLASIEAELGEISANMRDVAGRSDIDPNELAAQESRMGELMSMARKYRIEPEELPQKLAEIDERLQNLQAAADLEALENTVARNLAEYHEAAHILSAMRHQAAGRLGEETTEHMQHLAMKGARFDIVLLPSSPTAHGLEQVQFQVAANKGNPSRPLNKVASGGELARISLALQVVASQYTQVPTLIFDEVDTGIGGGVAEMVGKALRALGKKHQVLAVTHLPQVASCGENHWQVRKHSEGEQTVSEISVLNHHQRIEEIARMLGGEIITDTTRNHAAELLHLAAA; from the coding sequence ATGCTGTTGGCACTTTCTTTGCGTGATTTTGTCATTGTTGAAAACCTGAATCTTGATTTTCAAAACGGCTTTACCGTTTTAACGGGTGAAACCGGCGCAGGCAAATCGATTACTCTGGATGCGATTGGCCTGTTGTTGGGCGATAAAGCCGATTACAGCCAAGTGCGCAGTGGCGCCAAAGAAGCGCAGTTGTCGGCTTTGTTCGACATCAGCGGTTTGCCTGAGCTGAAAGCGCAGCTGCAGGAACAAGGCCTTTTGGAAGAAGATGCCGAAGAGCTCAGTATCCGCCGTATTATCGATGCCAAGGGTAAAAGCCGCAGTTATATCAATAATCAGGCTGCAACATTGGCGCAGCTGAAAGCCATCGGTGAGCAGTTAATCGATATTCACGGCCAAAATGCCCATCATTCGCTAAATCAAGAGTCTGCACAACGCGAGTTGTTAGATGCGTTTGCCGGCAGCAAAGAGCAGGCAGAAACAGTCAAGCAGCTTTATCAAAATTGGGTTAATGCGAAAAAGGCACTGCAAGAGGCGCAAGAGCAGGCAGAAACCATGGCCATCGAACGCGAGCGTTTGGAATGGCAGTTTAATGAATTAAACCAATTGGAGCTCAAACCCAATGAATGGGAAACCTTAAGCCAAAGCCACGACAGCCTGGCGCATTCGGCCGAGTTGCTGCAAACCGCCGAGCAGGTGGGCGACAGCATAGACGGGGACAACGGCATCCAACGTCAAATCTACCAATGCCAAAAACTGCTGGGCAATCTGCAAAATATTGAGCCGCGCTTTGCCGAGAGCCTGAATATGTTGGCAAGTATTGAAGCAGAATTAGGTGAAATCAGTGCCAATATGCGCGATGTGGCAGGTCGCAGCGATATCGATCCTAATGAATTGGCCGCACAAGAAAGCCGCATGGGCGAATTGATGAGCATGGCGCGCAAATACCGCATTGAGCCGGAAGAGTTGCCGCAAAAGTTGGCAGAAATTGACGAGCGCCTGCAAAACCTGCAAGCGGCTGCCGATTTGGAAGCCTTGGAAAATACAGTCGCACGCAATCTTGCCGAATACCACGAAGCCGCGCATATTCTCTCCGCCATGCGTCATCAGGCAGCCGGTCGTTTGGGCGAAGAGACCACCGAGCATATGCAACATTTGGCCATGAAAGGCGCACGTTTTGACATCGTCTTGTTGCCATCTTCGCCGACCGCGCATGGGCTGGAACAGGTGCAATTCCAAGTGGCGGCGAATAAAGGCAATCCGTCACGTCCTTTGAACAAAGTGGCTTCCGGCGGCGAATTGGCGCGTATCAGCTTGGCTTTGCAAGTGGTTGCCAGCCAATACACACAAGTGCCGACATTAATTTTCGACGAAGTGGATACCGGTATTGGTGGCGGCGTTGCTGAAATGGTCGGTAAAGCTTTGCGTGCCTTAGGTAAAAAACATCAAGTCTTGGCGGTAACCCATCTTCCTCAAGTCGCCTCTTGCGGTGAAAACCATTGGCAGGTCCGCAAGCATAGCGAAGGGGAGCAAACCGTCAGCGAAATCAGCGTATTGAACCATCATCAGCGTATTGAGGAAATCGCGCGTATGCTGGGTGGCGAAATCATTACCGATACCACACGCAACCATGCTGCCGAACTCTTGCATCTGGCCGCCGCCTAA
- the gshB gene encoding glutathione synthase: MKVLFIADPMASFKTYKDTTYAMMREMAKRGWQLFHTLSGELSVREGWVVAQAAAFEFVGAKSDDDHEWFKAEAKVQTALKDFDAVIMRTDPPFDMQYLYATQFLTLAQQQGAKVFNSGQAMRDFNEKLAILNFSQFTAPTLVTTRSADVRAFLKEHGDIIIKPLDGMGGMGIFRLTESDPNIGSILETLMQLDSRTIMAQRYIPEIVHGDKRILIIGGEVVPYALARIPQNGETRGNLAAGGRGVAQELSERDREIAETLAPELKRRGILLAGLDVIGSNLTEVNVTSPTGFQEIMKQKDFDVAAMFADAVASWAKQ, translated from the coding sequence ATGAAAGTCCTGTTTATCGCCGATCCGATGGCAAGTTTTAAAACCTATAAAGACACTACTTACGCCATGATGCGTGAAATGGCAAAGCGCGGTTGGCAGCTTTTTCATACCTTGAGCGGAGAATTGTCCGTCCGTGAAGGCTGGGTGGTGGCTCAGGCAGCGGCATTTGAGTTTGTCGGTGCGAAGAGTGATGACGATCACGAATGGTTTAAAGCAGAGGCAAAAGTTCAGACGGCCTTAAAAGATTTCGATGCGGTCATTATGCGCACTGACCCGCCGTTTGATATGCAATATTTGTACGCAACCCAATTTTTGACATTGGCACAGCAGCAGGGCGCAAAAGTATTTAACAGCGGACAGGCAATGCGCGATTTCAATGAGAAATTGGCTATTTTGAACTTCAGCCAGTTCACCGCGCCCACTTTGGTAACCACGCGTTCTGCCGATGTTCGTGCCTTTTTGAAAGAACACGGCGACATCATCATCAAACCGTTGGACGGCATGGGCGGTATGGGCATTTTCCGCCTGACCGAATCCGATCCTAATATCGGCAGTATCCTTGAAACCCTGATGCAGCTTGATTCACGCACCATCATGGCACAACGCTATATTCCTGAAATCGTACATGGCGACAAGCGCATTCTGATTATTGGTGGGGAAGTTGTTCCGTATGCTTTGGCGCGTATTCCGCAAAACGGCGAAACGCGCGGCAACTTGGCTGCCGGCGGTCGCGGTGTGGCGCAGGAATTGAGCGAGCGCGACCGTGAAATTGCAGAAACCCTGGCGCCTGAATTGAAGCGCCGCGGTATTTTGCTGGCAGGTTTGGATGTCATCGGCAGCAACCTGACCGAAGTCAACGTAACCAGCCCGACCGGTTTCCAAGAAATCATGAAGCAAAAAGATTTCGACGTTGCCGCCATGTTTGCAGATGCCGTGGCATCTTGGGCGAAACAATAA
- a CDS encoding diacylglycerol kinase yields MEPSSYASEKKGKNGIKRIINAFGYSKDGLAAAYRYESAFRQVFWLNLILIVLALFLDFGPAIKMVLIAASFISLITELFNTAVEAAVDHTSTEKHELAKRAKDAGSAAQLMALFMLFIVWIIALTA; encoded by the coding sequence ATGGAACCATCTTCCTACGCATCTGAAAAAAAAGGTAAAAACGGCATTAAACGCATCATCAATGCGTTCGGCTATTCCAAAGACGGACTGGCTGCCGCGTACCGTTATGAAAGCGCATTTCGCCAAGTTTTTTGGCTGAACCTGATTTTAATTGTCTTGGCCTTATTCCTTGATTTCGGGCCGGCCATCAAAATGGTGCTCATTGCCGCATCGTTTATTTCATTGATTACCGAATTGTTTAATACCGCCGTTGAAGCAGCCGTTGACCATACCTCTACTGAAAAACACGAGCTGGCCAAGCGTGCCAAAGATGCCGGCTCGGCCGCGCAATTGATGGCTTTGTTCATGTTATTTATTGTTTGGATTATTGCATTAACTGCTTAA
- a CDS encoding copper chaperone PCu(A)C, with translation MKKLMATLILAGLATSVSAAGIHIEDGWARATVEGMKMGGAFMKIQNDEAKQDFLVGGSSPVAERVEVHTHINDNGVMRMREVKGGVPLAAKGVTELKPGSYHVMFMGLKKQLKEGEKVPVTLKFKNAKPQTVELEVKTAPKAEMQHDHGAHGGAHQH, from the coding sequence ATGAAAAAATTAATGGCAACCCTGATTCTGGCAGGCTTGGCAACTTCCGTATCTGCAGCCGGTATCCATATTGAAGACGGTTGGGCGCGTGCCACTGTCGAAGGTATGAAAATGGGTGGCGCATTCATGAAAATCCAAAACGATGAAGCCAAACAAGACTTCTTGGTAGGCGGCAGCAGCCCTGTTGCAGAACGCGTTGAAGTACATACCCATATTAACGACAACGGCGTTATGCGTATGCGCGAAGTTAAAGGCGGCGTGCCTTTAGCTGCAAAAGGCGTAACCGAGCTGAAACCGGGCAGCTACCACGTTATGTTCATGGGTCTGAAAAAACAATTGAAAGAAGGCGAAAAAGTGCCTGTAACCCTGAAATTCAAAAACGCCAAACCTCAAACTGTCGAGCTGGAAGTGAAAACTGCGCCTAAAGCCGAAATGCAGCACGACCACGGCGCACACGGTGGCGCGCATCAGCACTAA
- the mnmA gene encoding tRNA 2-thiouridine(34) synthase MnmA — protein MNTHNTPANIIVGLSGGVDSSVTAALLKQQGHQISGVFMQNWEDDDNDEYCSIKQDSFDAIAVADIIGIDIDIVNFAAQYKDNVFAYFLKEYSAGRTPNPDVLCNAEIKFKCFLDYAIEQGADTIATGHYARKEVRNGVHYLLKGLDQNKDQSYFLYRLKPFQLERAIFPLGELEKPEVRRLAEEFKLPTATKKDSTGICFIGERPFREFLQKYLPTNNGKMVTPEGKVVGEHVGLMFYTLGQRKGLGIGGAGEPWFVAAKDLTKNELIVVQGHDHPLLYTQSLVMNDLSFTLLERPKEGRYTCKTRYRMADAPCTLRYLDDETIELVFDEPQWAVTPGQSAVLYDGDVCLGGGIIMSTDKPVIITA, from the coding sequence ATGAATACTCACAACACACCAGCAAACATCATCGTCGGCCTCTCCGGCGGCGTCGATTCATCCGTTACTGCGGCCCTGCTCAAACAGCAAGGCCATCAAATCAGCGGCGTGTTCATGCAGAACTGGGAAGATGACGACAACGACGAATATTGCAGCATCAAACAAGATTCCTTCGATGCCATTGCCGTCGCCGACATCATCGGCATCGACATCGACATCGTCAATTTCGCCGCACAATACAAAGACAACGTATTTGCCTATTTCCTCAAAGAATACAGCGCAGGCCGCACGCCAAATCCGGATGTCTTGTGCAATGCCGAAATCAAATTCAAATGCTTTTTGGACTACGCCATCGAGCAGGGCGCCGATACCATTGCCACCGGACACTATGCCCGCAAAGAAGTTCGCAACGGCGTGCATTACCTGCTCAAAGGCTTGGATCAAAACAAAGACCAAAGCTATTTCCTGTACCGTCTCAAACCTTTCCAACTCGAGCGCGCGATTTTCCCATTGGGCGAATTGGAAAAGCCTGAAGTCCGCCGTCTTGCCGAAGAATTCAAATTACCGACTGCAACCAAAAAAGACAGTACCGGCATTTGCTTTATCGGCGAACGCCCGTTCCGCGAATTTCTGCAAAAATACCTGCCGACCAATAATGGCAAAATGGTTACCCCTGAAGGCAAAGTAGTCGGCGAACACGTCGGCTTGATGTTTTACACGCTGGGCCAACGCAAAGGCTTGGGTATCGGCGGCGCAGGCGAGCCATGGTTTGTCGCGGCCAAGGATTTGACCAAAAACGAACTGATTGTCGTGCAAGGTCATGACCATCCTTTGCTTTATACGCAAAGCCTGGTGATGAACGATTTGAGTTTTACATTGCTTGAACGTCCGAAAGAAGGACGCTATACCTGCAAAACGCGCTACCGCATGGCCGACGCACCTTGTACGTTGCGCTACTTGGATGATGAAACCATCGAGCTTGTCTTTGACGAGCCGCAATGGGCGGTAACGCCCGGACAATCAGCGGTACTATACGACGGCGATGTGTGCTTGGGCGGCGGTATCATCATGTCCACCGACAAGCCTGTCATTATTACTGCTTAA
- a CDS encoding AMP-binding protein → MEKLWLKSYEQGVNPEIDISQYSSISDVFRQSVEKFADKPAFQNMGKTLTYAEVGKLATDFASYLQNVLKLPRGERVAIMMPNVLQYPIALFGILQAGLVAVNTNPLYTPRELEHQLKDSGATTIVVLENFANTLELVLPRTQIKHVIVASVGEMFGMIKGALMNFVIRKVKKMVPEYRIPNTVIFQTALKQGAANTFKPVELTRDDTALLQYTGGTTGLAKGAVLTHGNICANMLQAKEWIKNSLHEGKETVIAALPLYHIFALTVNLMIFANTGSKIILITNPRDMKGFVGELKKEPISVFIGVNTLFNAMVNRPDFAEVDFSRLKLTLGGGMATQRAVAEKWKKITGTPIVEAYGLTEASPGVCCNPLNIEAYSGGIGLPVPSTEIELRDADGKEVPIGQPGELWVRGPQVMKGYWNRPEETAKAIDARGFLETGDIAVMDEKGWLKLVDRKKDLIVVSGFNVYPNEIEEVVAGNDKVLEVACIGVASEKTGEAIKVFVVRKDPSLTKEELIDFCRKELTAYKVPKDIEFRDELPKSNVGKILRRELR, encoded by the coding sequence ATGGAAAAACTCTGGCTCAAAAGCTACGAACAAGGCGTAAATCCTGAAATCGATATTTCTCAATACAGCTCCATCAGCGACGTATTCCGTCAAAGTGTTGAAAAATTTGCGGATAAACCTGCTTTTCAAAACATGGGCAAAACGCTGACTTATGCCGAAGTGGGCAAGTTGGCGACCGATTTTGCGTCTTACCTGCAAAACGTATTGAAACTGCCGCGCGGTGAGCGTGTGGCGATTATGATGCCGAACGTTTTACAATATCCGATTGCACTTTTCGGTATTCTGCAGGCAGGCTTAGTGGCAGTGAATACTAATCCGCTTTATACGCCGCGCGAGTTGGAGCATCAGTTGAAAGACAGCGGCGCGACAACGATTGTCGTGTTGGAGAACTTTGCCAATACGTTGGAGCTGGTGTTGCCGCGTACGCAAATCAAACATGTGATTGTCGCGTCGGTCGGCGAAATGTTCGGCATGATTAAAGGTGCGTTGATGAACTTCGTCATCCGCAAAGTGAAAAAAATGGTGCCGGAATACCGCATTCCCAATACCGTGATTTTTCAGACGGCCTTAAAGCAAGGTGCGGCAAATACGTTCAAACCAGTCGAGTTGACGCGCGACGATACTGCCTTGCTGCAATATACAGGCGGCACGACCGGTTTGGCGAAAGGCGCCGTCCTCACTCACGGCAATATCTGCGCCAATATGTTGCAGGCAAAAGAATGGATTAAAAACAGCCTGCACGAAGGCAAAGAAACGGTCATCGCCGCGTTGCCGCTGTATCATATCTTTGCCTTGACGGTAAACCTGATGATCTTTGCGAATACCGGTTCTAAAATCATCCTGATTACCAATCCGCGCGACATGAAAGGATTTGTCGGTGAATTGAAAAAAGAGCCGATTAGCGTGTTCATCGGTGTAAATACCCTGTTTAATGCGATGGTCAACCGTCCAGATTTTGCCGAAGTCGATTTTTCCCGTTTGAAGCTGACTTTGGGCGGCGGTATGGCAACGCAAAGAGCCGTGGCGGAAAAATGGAAAAAAATTACCGGTACGCCGATTGTGGAAGCTTACGGCTTGACCGAAGCCAGCCCGGGCGTATGTTGCAATCCTTTGAATATTGAAGCTTACAGTGGCGGTATCGGCCTGCCTGTTCCTTCAACTGAGATAGAATTGCGCGATGCAGACGGCAAAGAAGTGCCTATCGGACAACCGGGCGAATTGTGGGTGCGCGGCCCGCAAGTGATGAAAGGCTATTGGAACCGTCCGGAAGAAACCGCCAAAGCAATCGATGCTCGCGGCTTTTTGGAGACCGGCGACATTGCCGTGATGGATGAAAAAGGCTGGTTGAAACTGGTGGACCGCAAAAAAGATTTGATTGTGGTATCCGGTTTCAATGTGTATCCGAACGAAATTGAAGAAGTAGTGGCCGGCAACGACAAAGTCTTGGAAGTCGCCTGTATCGGCGTGGCAAGCGAGAAAACCGGCGAAGCGATTAAGGTCTTCGTCGTACGCAAAGATCCGTCTTTGACCAAGGAAGAGCTGATTGATTTCTGCCGTAAAGAACTGACTGCTTATAAAGTGCCGAAAGACATCGAATTCCGCGACGAGTTGCCAAAATCCAACGTTGGCAAAATCCTGCGCCGCGAGCTGCGCTGA
- a CDS encoding CTP synthase encodes MTKFIFVTGGVVSSLGKGIAAASIATILESRGLNVTMLKLDPYINVDPGTMSPFQHGEVFVTDDGAETDLDLGHYERFINATMTRRNSFSTGQVYENVIAKERRGDYLGGTVQVIPHITDEIKRRIHEGAAGYDVAIVEIGGTVGDIESLPFLEAIRQMRSQLGRNNTLFAHLSYVPYIAAAGEIKTKPTQHTVKEMLSIGLQPDILICRMDREMPADERRKIALFCNVEERAIVGSYDVDSIYECPEMLHNQGIDSIITEQLQLNVKQADLTEWKKIVHAIRNPKHIVKIAMVGKYVDLTESYKSLIEALKHAGIHTETDVQITFVDSESIEKGNGDVSMLKGMDAILVPGGFGSRGVEGKIAAVRYARENKVPYLGICLGMQIALIEYARDVAGLKGANSTEFDLKCAAPVVALIDEWQTADGSVETRDESADLGGTMRLGAQEVDLKPGSLAAKIYGNEHIRERHRHRYEVNNNYVPQLEKAGLVIGGVSAGRERLVETIELPNHPWFFACQFHPEFTSNPRKGHPLFTAFVKAALGNKKA; translated from the coding sequence ATGACTAAATTTATTTTCGTAACCGGCGGCGTTGTATCTTCTTTGGGTAAAGGTATCGCCGCCGCTTCTATTGCTACTATTCTCGAGTCGCGTGGCTTGAACGTGACCATGCTTAAGCTTGACCCGTATATCAACGTTGACCCGGGTACCATGAGCCCGTTTCAACACGGCGAAGTATTCGTTACCGATGACGGCGCGGAAACCGACCTCGACCTCGGTCACTACGAGCGTTTCATCAACGCCACCATGACCCGCCGCAACAGCTTCAGTACCGGCCAAGTCTATGAAAACGTGATTGCCAAAGAGCGTCGTGGCGACTATTTGGGCGGTACCGTACAAGTGATTCCGCACATTACCGATGAAATCAAACGCCGTATCCACGAAGGCGCAGCCGGTTATGATGTGGCGATTGTCGAAATCGGCGGTACAGTCGGCGATATCGAGTCTTTGCCTTTCTTGGAAGCCATCCGCCAAATGCGCAGCCAGCTCGGCCGCAACAATACATTGTTTGCCCACCTGAGCTATGTTCCTTACATTGCCGCCGCCGGCGAAATCAAAACCAAACCGACCCAGCATACCGTTAAAGAAATGTTGAGCATCGGTTTGCAACCGGACATCCTGATCTGCCGTATGGACAGAGAAATGCCTGCGGATGAGCGCCGTAAGATTGCTTTGTTCTGTAACGTTGAAGAACGTGCCATCGTGGGCAGCTACGATGTGGACAGCATTTACGAATGTCCTGAAATGCTGCATAACCAAGGCATCGACAGCATTATTACCGAGCAGCTCCAACTGAATGTCAAACAAGCCGATTTGACCGAATGGAAGAAAATCGTTCACGCGATTCGAAATCCGAAACATATCGTCAAAATCGCGATGGTCGGCAAATACGTTGATTTGACCGAGTCCTACAAATCATTGATCGAAGCCCTGAAACACGCCGGTATTCACACTGAAACCGACGTACAAATTACCTTTGTTGACAGCGAAAGCATCGAGAAGGGCAATGGCGACGTTTCCATGCTCAAAGGCATGGACGCGATTTTGGTGCCGGGCGGTTTCGGTTCACGCGGCGTAGAAGGCAAAATTGCCGCCGTACGCTATGCGCGTGAAAACAAGGTACCATACTTGGGCATCTGCTTGGGCATGCAAATCGCCCTGATCGAATACGCCCGCGACGTTGCAGGCTTGAAAGGTGCGAACTCTACCGAGTTTGACTTGAAATGCGCCGCGCCTGTCGTTGCCCTCATTGACGAATGGCAAACTGCCGACGGCAGCGTCGAAACCCGTGATGAGTCTGCCGACTTGGGCGGCACTATGCGTTTGGGTGCGCAAGAAGTTGACCTCAAACCGGGCAGCCTTGCCGCAAAAATCTACGGCAACGAACACATCCGCGAACGCCATCGCCACCGCTACGAGGTCAACAACAATTATGTTCCTCAGTTGGAAAAAGCCGGTTTGGTCATCGGCGGCGTATCCGCAGGCCGCGAGCGTTTGGTTGAAACCATCGAATTGCCGAATCATCCTTGGTTCTTCGCGTGTCAGTTCCATCCGGAATTTACTTCCAATCCGCGCAAAGGCCACCCTTTGTTTACCGCGTTTGTGAAAGCCGCGTTGGGTAACAAAAAAGCCTGA